A genomic region of Thunnus albacares chromosome 2, fThuAlb1.1, whole genome shotgun sequence contains the following coding sequences:
- the mrpl1 gene encoding 39S ribosomal protein L1, mitochondrial, which yields NYRLSVFERRFGFPSQAELISRRRCFHTDQRHFPDMATCTRTVWKVLAGCQRQLLTAGGPAYAGVSQNTPRNIPVRSLAAVKVLRKDKKEDSEKEVKKEKRVIDDKDRHKPYGKTAWAPVDDVYVMRYYPRTVYDAADAIDLLKSFQALDFTPHDQPVYIDLRLDMKLEKKRRVDPFVSTVHLPHPFKTQMNKVLVFTEDANQAKIAQENGAAFAGGAELIQPILDDEISADFYVAAPDMLPKLTPLKNKLRKKFPKSKRGSVGVNIPKMLELFKTGHEYLVENDCYVRTQIATLDFSKEHIFANLQTILMDVCSHRPANTGPFIERAIIASQTSEALWFKSEDVLPKPAEKEEE from the exons aactacagattGTCAGTTTTTGAAAGGAGATTTGGTTTTCCGTCCCAGGCGGAACTGATTAGCAGGCGTCGCTGTTTCCACACGGACCAGCGTCATTTCCCAGACATGGCAACGTGCACGCGGACCGTGTGGAAAG TTTTAGCAGGATGTCAGAGGCAGCTGCTGACTGCCGGTGGTCCCGCCTACGCAGGCGTCTCACAGAATACACCGAGGAATATCCCCGTCAGGAGTTTAGCAGCTGTCAA GGTACTAAGGAAGGACAAGAAAGAGGACTCAGAGAAGGAGgtgaagaaggagaagagggtCATCGatgacaaagacagacacaagcCTTACGGCAAGACGGCGTGGGCGCCCGTGGACGACGTGTACGTAATGAGGTACTACCCCAGAACCGTATACGACGCAGCGGACGCCATCGACCTGCTCAAGAGCTTCCAGGCGTTGGACTTCACCCCCCACGATCAGCCCGTTTACATCGATCTGAGGCTCGACATGAAGCTGGAGAAAAAG AGAAGAGTTGACCCCTTCGTCAGCACGGTGCACCTACCTCACCCCTTCAAGACACAGATGAACaaagttttagtttttactgaG GATGCTAATCAAGCTAAAATCGCCCAGGAGAACGGAGCTGCGTTCGCTGGAGGAGCAGAGCTCATACAGCCG ATCCTAGATGATGAGATTTCAGCAGACTTCTACGTAGCAGCGCCCGATATGCTGCCTAAACTCACaccactgaaaaacaaactgaggaAGAAGTTTCCCAAGAGCAAGAGAG GCTCAGTCGGCGTCAACATTCCCAAGATGCTGGAGTTGTTTAAGACGGGTCACGAGTACCTGGTGGAGAACGACTGCTACGTCAGGACCCAGATCGCAACG CTCGACTTCTCAAAGGAACACATCTTCGCCAACCTGCAGACTATCCTGATGGATGTTTGCTCCCATCGGCCGGCTAACACAG GCCCTTTCATCGAGCGAGCGATCATCGCCAGTCAGACCAGTGAAGCTCTTTGGTTCAAGAGCGAAGACGTTTTACCAAAACCagcagagaaggaggaagaatgA